In one Zobellia galactanivorans genomic region, the following are encoded:
- a CDS encoding glycosyltransferase family 39 protein, giving the protein MNKYQITTMSGFKALLPLFLLLCIAIIPRPSTHSSDVIADESHFYNHAKNITHGFYADAVNPNILDGPGYPLFISIPIGLDVPFFYIRLSNIILLSFAAIYLFLILQRYIPKKPAIVLTYLFGLYPPLLRWANLMYAESLMLLLLIGFSYHFIAWYHKEGKYKRHFVIALLFLGYLALTKIIFAYVILAALALCVAALVFRKTYKTYKLKGLSFMLLGAMAVFSPYVIHNYKLTGKFFYLGTHGGITLYSRATPFENEWGNWFSERHVLNDDVPTGRGSVMANMDVLKKNHEELFLSIDSLTWVEKDSVLKVKAIENMKKHPKKYIKNTVANVSRIFFHFPFSYRMQNLDTLGYLIPNIFIVVLALLGIYPAIIRFKSIPKELIILMLISLIYLGGHILLDGRGRYLIPVVPIWLMFYTYVYFKILRIRINRPNEINN; this is encoded by the coding sequence ATGAATAAATACCAAATCACCACCATGAGTGGGTTTAAAGCGCTATTGCCTTTATTCTTGTTATTGTGTATTGCGATAATACCGAGACCTTCGACCCATTCCTCCGATGTTATAGCTGACGAAAGCCATTTTTACAACCATGCAAAAAATATCACCCACGGCTTTTATGCCGATGCCGTCAATCCCAATATTTTAGACGGTCCTGGCTACCCACTGTTTATATCCATTCCGATTGGGCTCGACGTTCCATTTTTCTATATACGGTTAAGCAACATTATACTTCTTTCCTTTGCCGCAATTTATCTATTTTTAATATTACAGCGGTATATTCCTAAAAAACCAGCTATAGTTTTAACCTATTTATTCGGTCTATATCCACCTCTGCTTCGGTGGGCCAATCTTATGTACGCAGAATCGCTTATGCTGCTTCTGTTGATAGGCTTCAGTTACCACTTTATCGCTTGGTACCATAAAGAGGGTAAGTATAAAAGGCATTTTGTTATTGCCCTGTTGTTTCTAGGATATTTGGCCTTGACCAAAATAATATTTGCTTATGTAATACTCGCAGCCTTGGCGCTCTGTGTCGCGGCCTTGGTATTTAGAAAAACCTATAAAACCTATAAACTGAAGGGGCTTAGTTTTATGTTGTTGGGAGCAATGGCCGTTTTTAGTCCCTATGTCATTCACAACTACAAACTAACAGGCAAGTTTTTCTATTTGGGCACCCATGGGGGCATTACCCTTTATTCAAGAGCCACCCCCTTTGAAAACGAGTGGGGCAATTGGTTTTCCGAACGACATGTCTTGAACGACGACGTACCTACGGGACGTGGTTCGGTCATGGCCAATATGGACGTACTAAAGAAAAACCATGAAGAACTCTTTCTCAGCATTGATTCGCTTACTTGGGTCGAAAAGGATAGCGTTCTAAAAGTCAAGGCCATTGAGAACATGAAAAAACACCCCAAAAAATACATCAAGAACACGGTAGCCAACGTGTCGCGTATTTTCTTTCATTTTCCATTTTCATACCGAATGCAAAACTTGGACACCCTGGGGTACTTAATCCCAAATATTTTTATTGTGGTTTTGGCCCTATTGGGCATTTACCCTGCCATCATCAGGTTTAAATCGATTCCAAAAGAATTGATTATACTCATGCTTATAAGCCTTATTTACCTTGGCGGCCATATTCTCTTAGACGGCAGGGGGCGTTATCTGATTCCGGTGGTACCGATATGGCTTATGTTCTATACCTATGTGTATTTTAAAATACTCCGGATCAGAATAAACAGGCCCAATGAAATTAACAATTGA
- a CDS encoding heparin lyase I family protein codes for MLQDTLVSTNKPSIDISSENITGTKSDSVEQQQNTSRLPETENLPCSTGSKSADESGAKVWCWDNISVPEEGFFDNHKLFISSHCSLGMVKEREGRLYFKVNPTTPTAPATCGAEFNYRAEIREHPSDVDYPVGTEQWWGFDYKFGDDYVPDELPWILWQTHGSFSNPASPMTNLQLAPTNYNGSVNPVGELFVVNNTPATGRKFTPVGIIPKAGQTLKIVIHLVWGDEGNGLYEVWIDGVQVYRKQERTVYTEQPYGGYWKIGIYKWRWKTDENVLASVQRNISELNTSIGTLRTIMRKPQDLDYGVDAYSLVFPD; via the coding sequence TTGTTACAAGATACGCTGGTTTCAACCAACAAGCCGTCAATAGATATATCATCGGAAAATATTACCGGAACTAAATCCGATTCCGTTGAACAGCAACAGAATACTTCAAGACTTCCGGAGACTGAAAATCTTCCATGTTCTACGGGGAGTAAGTCGGCCGACGAGAGTGGGGCCAAAGTATGGTGTTGGGATAATATTTCGGTACCCGAGGAAGGTTTTTTCGATAACCATAAATTGTTTATCAGCAGCCATTGTAGTTTGGGCATGGTAAAAGAAAGGGAGGGGAGACTTTATTTTAAGGTAAACCCTACTACGCCCACGGCCCCTGCAACATGTGGGGCGGAGTTTAACTATCGTGCAGAAATTAGGGAACACCCTTCAGATGTTGACTACCCTGTAGGAACCGAACAATGGTGGGGCTTCGATTATAAATTTGGGGATGATTATGTGCCAGATGAATTGCCTTGGATATTGTGGCAGACCCATGGGAGTTTTAGTAATCCGGCGAGCCCCATGACGAACTTACAGTTGGCGCCCACGAATTATAACGGTAGTGTTAATCCTGTTGGGGAGTTGTTCGTAGTTAACAACACTCCGGCTACGGGGAGAAAATTTACGCCCGTCGGTATCATACCCAAGGCGGGTCAGACCCTTAAGATAGTAATACACTTGGTTTGGGGAGACGAGGGTAATGGACTCTACGAGGTATGGATCGATGGAGTTCAGGTGTATAGAAAACAGGAGCGTACGGTTTATACGGAGCAACCATATGGGGGATACTGGAAAATCGGTATTTATAAATGGCGTTGGAAAACGGATGAAAATGTGTTGGCTTCTGTCCAAAGGAACATATCTGAGTTGAATACTTCTATCGGTACCCTACGTACTATTATGCGAAAACCCCAAGATCTCGATTATGGCGTAGATGCTTATTCACTTGTGTTTCCCGATTAA
- a CDS encoding PKD domain-containing protein gives MKLRQTPTLANRLCFIGITFLLILSCNKDVDTLRDAVLDKNIPIINGSDEETTGPSDVDEDLLEDESESQTPENEIQFENRVAVFNPIHDAYIQNGKGYNQSLIRLEEGRRKSYLMFDLSPLDSIGGVIVEARLDFVVSTDDGDGEVIVFKGESNDWTEQNLSETSAPDIGASLGSIDQPYRVNSEVQIALDTLGIEPGYTSLVLDHKDGDDLAFASKESAIGGSKLVVSYEVPVGTKILELENLGANEESEWDSNDEPGEDSTEGQGQVPEGNDTEQEGEEEPVDDSVGEEAPVEEEEPVDDPVEEEAPVEEEEAVDDPVEEEALVEEEPVETPIEEETPAEEEPVEENPEVPEPPASPANEAPVAVVRATPKEGTLPLKVSFNGGDSSDDKAVVSYLWDFKNGETASSKNPEHTFTEAGTYDVVLKVKDEEGLSSSGKLTIKVLAAKNEAPTAKISANTKSGEAPLEVRFAGSGSSDDQGIKTYAWNFKDGKTASTANPVHTFAKAGTFVVELAVSDEEGLTDKETVTITVEEPKNDPPVSKPSASSQSGEAPVEIHFTGSNSTDDNEITGYKWDFGDGSISTEANPKHTFDTPGTYSVKLEVVDKGGLKDVEHISITVSAPENEAPTAVASASVLSGEAPLKVDFTGGNSSDDKGVVGYSWDFSDGTSSSTNPSHTFNNPGSYTVKLTVGDEEGRQDTTSLIIEVTQSAVQGNLPCGTGSGPANQYGAKVWCWNNISVPSNDFFSNHELFISSHCSDGMVTKSGSRLRFKVNPTTPNAAATCGDYNYRAEIREHPADVNYPVGTEQWWGFDYKFESGYKADELPWILWQTHGSFSSPSNPMTNLQLGPTNFNGNSNTVGELFVVNNAARSGSSAYTPTGIIPRSGQTLKVVIHMVWGDGGSGKFRVWINGVKVYDQNERTVYSQRPYGGYWKLGIYKWRWKDRENVEASAARGIRELNTSIGTLRTITRQPGDSDYGKDSYYLVEPD, from the coding sequence ATGAAATTACGCCAAACTCCTACCTTGGCCAATCGCCTATGTTTTATAGGAATTACTTTTTTATTGATTTTATCCTGTAATAAAGATGTCGATACATTGCGTGATGCCGTGTTAGACAAAAATATCCCAATAATTAATGGGTCGGATGAGGAGACTACAGGTCCATCAGATGTAGATGAAGACCTGTTGGAGGACGAAAGTGAAAGCCAAACTCCCGAAAACGAAATACAATTTGAAAATAGGGTCGCTGTCTTTAATCCCATACATGATGCCTATATCCAAAATGGTAAGGGCTATAACCAATCTCTCATCCGTTTAGAGGAAGGACGTAGAAAGAGTTACCTTATGTTTGATCTGAGCCCTTTGGATTCTATTGGTGGGGTAATCGTTGAAGCTCGTTTGGACTTTGTGGTGAGTACCGATGATGGTGATGGGGAAGTTATTGTGTTCAAAGGTGAGTCGAATGATTGGACGGAACAAAATCTTTCCGAAACCTCCGCGCCCGACATCGGGGCTTCTTTGGGCAGTATAGACCAACCGTATCGTGTAAATAGCGAAGTGCAGATTGCCTTGGATACCTTGGGGATAGAACCAGGGTATACAAGCCTTGTGTTAGATCATAAAGATGGGGACGATTTGGCCTTTGCCTCAAAGGAAAGTGCTATAGGAGGGAGTAAGTTGGTCGTGTCTTATGAGGTACCTGTCGGAACTAAAATTTTGGAATTGGAAAACCTAGGCGCCAATGAAGAAAGCGAATGGGATTCAAATGACGAACCAGGGGAAGATAGCACTGAAGGGCAAGGTCAGGTTCCAGAGGGTAACGATACCGAACAAGAAGGAGAGGAAGAACCTGTTGATGACTCTGTTGGAGAAGAGGCTCCAGTAGAGGAGGAAGAGCCGGTTGATGACCCCGTTGAGGAAGAGGCTCCCGTGGAAGAGGAAGAAGCTGTTGATGACCCCGTTGAGGAAGAGGCTCTTGTAGAAGAGGAGCCTGTTGAAACTCCCATTGAGGAAGAAACTCCCGCAGAAGAAGAACCGGTGGAGGAAAACCCCGAGGTTCCCGAACCTCCTGCAAGTCCGGCGAACGAAGCTCCTGTCGCCGTTGTCCGTGCCACTCCCAAGGAAGGGACCTTGCCGTTGAAGGTGAGTTTTAATGGGGGCGATTCATCGGATGATAAAGCCGTGGTTTCGTACCTATGGGACTTTAAGAACGGGGAAACGGCTAGCTCTAAAAACCCCGAGCACACTTTTACAGAGGCCGGCACTTATGACGTTGTATTGAAAGTAAAGGACGAAGAAGGATTATCCTCTTCGGGTAAACTTACTATTAAGGTTCTAGCTGCCAAAAATGAAGCGCCTACCGCAAAAATCAGTGCTAATACAAAGTCGGGAGAAGCTCCTCTAGAGGTACGCTTTGCAGGAAGTGGGTCAAGTGATGACCAAGGAATCAAAACGTACGCTTGGAACTTTAAGGATGGAAAAACGGCAAGTACCGCAAATCCAGTCCATACTTTTGCCAAGGCCGGAACTTTTGTAGTCGAACTTGCGGTAAGCGACGAAGAAGGGCTTACCGACAAAGAGACTGTTACGATAACAGTAGAAGAGCCTAAGAACGATCCCCCGGTATCAAAACCCTCTGCCAGTTCCCAATCGGGTGAAGCTCCGGTCGAAATTCATTTTACGGGCAGCAATTCAACGGATGATAATGAAATTACCGGTTATAAGTGGGACTTTGGTGATGGGTCGATTTCCACTGAAGCGAACCCTAAGCATACCTTTGATACTCCGGGAACATATTCAGTTAAATTGGAGGTGGTCGATAAAGGCGGACTAAAGGACGTGGAGCATATAAGTATTACGGTAAGTGCCCCGGAAAATGAGGCTCCGACTGCGGTAGCTTCGGCAAGTGTCCTCTCAGGTGAAGCCCCACTAAAAGTTGATTTTACCGGAGGAAATTCGAGCGATGACAAGGGGGTCGTGGGTTATTCTTGGGACTTCAGTGACGGTACCTCATCAAGCACCAACCCTTCCCATACCTTTAACAATCCGGGTAGTTATACGGTAAAGCTTACGGTAGGTGATGAAGAGGGGCGACAAGATACGACTTCGTTAATCATTGAGGTAACTCAGAGTGCGGTACAGGGAAATTTACCATGCGGTACCGGCAGTGGCCCAGCGAATCAGTACGGTGCCAAGGTTTGGTGTTGGAACAATATAAGCGTTCCAAGTAATGACTTTTTTAGTAACCATGAGCTATTTATAAGTAGCCACTGTAGCGATGGAATGGTCACAAAATCAGGTAGCCGGCTTCGCTTTAAGGTAAATCCGACCACCCCTAATGCAGCTGCAACTTGTGGTGACTATAACTATAGGGCCGAAATACGGGAGCATCCGGCCGATGTCAATTACCCTGTTGGCACCGAACAATGGTGGGGCTTCGATTATAAATTTGAAAGCGGTTATAAGGCAGATGAGTTGCCTTGGATTTTATGGCAGACCCATGGGAGTTTTAGTAGTCCGAGCAACCCTATGACTAACCTTCAGTTGGGACCCACTAACTTTAATGGAAACAGTAATACTGTAGGGGAGCTTTTTGTTGTAAATAATGCCGCACGAAGTGGTTCTAGCGCATATACTCCCACAGGTATTATACCTAGGTCTGGCCAGACCTTAAAAGTAGTTATCCACATGGTGTGGGGAGATGGAGGCTCTGGAAAGTTTAGGGTGTGGATTAACGGAGTAAAAGTGTATGATCAAAATGAAAGAACAGTCTATTCTCAACGTCCATATGGAGGATACTGGAAGCTAGGTATCTATAAGTGGCGATGGAAAGACCGAGAGAATGTAGAGGCCTCCGCTGCACGGGGCATTCGTGAGTTGAATACTTCCATAGGCACTTTACGGACCATTACAAGACAGCCCGGAGATAGTGATTATGGAAAGGATTCGTACTATTTGGTAGAGCCCGATTAA
- a CDS encoding NAD(P)/FAD-dependent oxidoreductase — MKIGIVGGGFMGLTLAHEIAKNNAIVKVFESDQQMGGLSTHEDYGAFVWDRFYHVILPTDNFLIELIEDLGIGDKLCWRRSYTGYYVQKKFYSISSSKEFLLFPALNLWDKAMLAFTIFYGSKIKDWKKLEKITVKDWLIKMGGRRTYEKFWSPLLLAKLGENHEKVSAVFIWTYIKRLFKARSSAAQKEHMGYVTGGYKTVFDALQKSLGEKGSEVVLNSTVEAIQPNANGGVTITNNGVEEHFDKVIVTTPLDVIERIAAPSLFEATKAKAPVEYLGVICLVLVTETSLSPYYVLNIADKEIPFTGVIGMSSLVDLDQRAGKHLTYFPKYISGNDPFWKKSDEELKSIFIAGVSKLYPDFDTNTIVSAHIHKAYRVQPLQVLNYSETIPKIKTKHNNFYVLNTSQFVNDTLNNNSVVGHVKNFMDSFKKELE; from the coding sequence ATGAAAATAGGCATCGTCGGAGGTGGTTTCATGGGACTAACATTGGCCCATGAAATCGCAAAAAACAATGCCATCGTTAAAGTTTTTGAAAGCGACCAGCAAATGGGTGGCCTGTCTACCCATGAAGATTATGGTGCCTTTGTTTGGGACAGGTTCTACCATGTAATCTTACCCACAGACAACTTTTTAATCGAACTTATCGAAGATTTGGGTATTGGCGACAAGTTGTGCTGGAGACGTTCTTATACGGGCTACTATGTTCAAAAAAAGTTCTACTCCATAAGCAGTTCCAAAGAGTTTTTACTCTTTCCGGCCCTAAACCTATGGGACAAGGCCATGTTAGCCTTTACCATTTTCTACGGCTCAAAGATCAAGGATTGGAAAAAACTGGAGAAGATTACCGTAAAGGACTGGTTGATCAAAATGGGCGGAAGACGCACCTATGAAAAATTCTGGTCGCCCCTGCTCTTGGCCAAGCTGGGCGAAAACCACGAAAAAGTGTCCGCCGTTTTTATATGGACCTATATAAAAAGGCTCTTCAAGGCCCGAAGTTCGGCCGCCCAAAAAGAGCATATGGGCTATGTGACGGGAGGATACAAGACCGTTTTCGACGCCCTGCAAAAATCGCTAGGCGAAAAGGGTTCGGAAGTTGTACTGAACAGTACGGTGGAAGCGATCCAACCCAATGCGAATGGGGGTGTAACCATAACCAACAACGGCGTAGAGGAGCATTTCGACAAGGTAATCGTAACCACCCCTTTGGACGTCATAGAAAGAATCGCGGCCCCCAGCCTCTTCGAGGCCACCAAGGCAAAGGCTCCCGTAGAATACCTCGGGGTTATCTGCCTCGTACTGGTTACCGAAACCTCGCTGTCGCCCTACTATGTACTGAACATCGCCGACAAGGAAATTCCCTTTACAGGGGTAATCGGCATGAGCTCGCTTGTAGACCTCGACCAGAGGGCCGGCAAGCACCTTACGTATTTTCCCAAGTATATAAGCGGAAACGATCCTTTCTGGAAAAAATCGGACGAAGAACTAAAGTCCATTTTTATAGCGGGCGTATCGAAACTCTACCCCGATTTCGACACCAACACTATTGTATCGGCGCATATACACAAGGCGTACAGGGTACAACCCTTGCAGGTATTGAATTATTCGGAGACCATTCCTAAAATAAAAACAAAGCACAACAATTTTTACGTGCTTAATACCTCACAGTTCGTAAACGACACCTTGAACAACAACTCGGTAGTCGGCCACGTAAAAAATTTTATGGATAGCTTTAAAAAAGAGCTTGAATAA
- a CDS encoding alginate lyase family protein, protein MSRIRTMSLPEVVYRVRTALKKKKDQRFKMGYLPKGNLNHLPKPLFFAPRTEEEIVLRDYSIFGHGLNYQQAIDWHKDLMDGREFPKKFSFDIDTRSGKNGTVKVVWEVNRLQYLVHICHKYHQSKDKKYLDLFVQHIEDWHKANPYLTGVNWYSNIEVNIRIINWVFCWEMIGANELMASDADFKKFAETTWLPLIELHARHAYRYESKYSSSNNHLIAEASGLFIAGCYWSFKDSDRWVKKGQAILEEEIEKQHSANGINKEEASEYIQFITDFFLIAFLIGERSGHGFSKTYTHTLKTIFDYIYHLMDMGGNVPYYGDDDDGKVISLTTDESHFNNFRSLLTSAAIVFKDPKYKGKAPLFDLKNQVLFGDAGRQIFDSLVVPQKVEPKTVLYKNEGHFFIKKGSDNSEVYLHVDIAPLGYLSIAAHGHADALSFFLNIDGKPYIIDPGTYTYHSFPEWRAYFKGTLAHNTVRIDGLDQSVNGGPCLWLNHYQTEVLEVKDTPEEIVLKGSHNGYAQQGVQHIRTYTIDKKDDSILIVDELNTENNEPHTYEYPLHLHPDIQIEQVGANQFTIEHHGERKVSVLLDKRLSPEIVRGSKSPLLGWFSPSFLQKQPTSVIYSKIEVSGNLQLTTKINVQKK, encoded by the coding sequence TTGAGCAGAATACGAACCATGTCTCTGCCCGAGGTAGTTTATAGGGTACGAACGGCCCTAAAAAAGAAAAAGGACCAACGTTTTAAAATGGGCTATCTTCCCAAAGGAAACCTGAACCATTTGCCCAAGCCCCTTTTTTTCGCCCCCCGGACGGAAGAAGAGATTGTACTTCGCGACTATTCCATTTTCGGGCATGGCCTAAACTATCAACAAGCCATTGACTGGCATAAAGATTTGATGGACGGAAGGGAGTTCCCCAAAAAATTCTCCTTCGACATCGATACACGAAGCGGTAAAAATGGTACGGTAAAAGTGGTTTGGGAAGTAAACCGCTTGCAATACCTCGTACACATATGCCATAAATACCACCAAAGCAAGGACAAAAAATACCTCGACCTGTTCGTTCAACATATTGAGGACTGGCACAAGGCCAACCCTTATTTGACCGGGGTAAACTGGTATTCGAACATCGAGGTGAACATACGAATAATCAATTGGGTGTTCTGTTGGGAAATGATCGGGGCCAACGAACTTATGGCAAGCGATGCCGATTTTAAGAAATTTGCCGAAACAACCTGGCTTCCCCTGATCGAGCTACATGCACGGCACGCCTACCGCTACGAATCGAAATACTCTTCGTCGAACAACCATTTGATAGCCGAGGCCAGTGGCCTGTTTATTGCCGGCTGCTATTGGTCGTTCAAAGACAGTGACCGATGGGTCAAAAAAGGCCAAGCCATTTTGGAAGAGGAAATCGAAAAGCAACATTCGGCCAATGGCATCAACAAGGAAGAGGCCTCGGAGTATATTCAGTTTATCACCGATTTTTTCCTAATCGCATTCTTGATCGGGGAGCGATCAGGCCATGGGTTCAGCAAGACATATACCCATACGCTTAAAACCATATTCGACTACATCTACCATTTGATGGACATGGGCGGCAACGTACCTTACTACGGTGACGACGATGACGGGAAAGTGATTTCACTGACCACCGACGAAAGCCATTTCAACAATTTCAGGTCTTTGCTGACCTCGGCGGCCATCGTATTCAAAGACCCTAAATATAAGGGAAAGGCGCCTTTATTCGACCTTAAAAACCAGGTTTTGTTCGGCGACGCGGGCAGGCAAATATTCGACAGCCTTGTTGTTCCCCAAAAAGTGGAACCCAAAACGGTACTCTATAAAAACGAGGGGCACTTTTTTATTAAAAAGGGAAGCGATAACAGTGAGGTCTACCTGCATGTAGACATCGCCCCGCTTGGCTATTTGTCCATTGCCGCGCATGGCCACGCCGATGCCCTGTCATTCTTTCTCAACATCGACGGAAAGCCCTATATCATAGATCCCGGCACCTATACCTATCATTCCTTTCCTGAATGGAGGGCCTATTTTAAGGGAACCTTGGCCCATAATACCGTTCGCATAGACGGCCTGGACCAGTCGGTAAACGGAGGGCCCTGCCTATGGCTCAACCATTACCAGACCGAGGTACTGGAAGTAAAGGACACGCCCGAAGAAATCGTTTTAAAAGGAAGCCATAACGGATATGCCCAGCAGGGCGTACAACACATCAGGACCTATACCATCGATAAAAAAGACGATAGCATCCTGATCGTCGACGAGCTTAATACCGAGAACAACGAACCCCACACCTATGAATATCCATTGCACCTGCACCCCGACATTCAAATAGAACAGGTAGGGGCCAACCAATTTACGATCGAGCATCACGGGGAGCGCAAAGTAAGCGTTTTGCTGGACAAACGTTTAAGTCCAGAAATTGTGCGGGGTTCCAAGAGTCCATTATTGGGCTGGTTCTCCCCCTCTTTTTTACAAAAACAGCCTACTTCGGTTATCTATAGCAAAATAGAGGTTTCCGGAAATTTGCAATTGACCACAAAAATAAACGTGCAAAAAAAATGA
- a CDS encoding glycosyltransferase family 2 protein produces the protein MSSEIKNNQKKPLVSVILPAYNEEAIIEKNIVRLYDYLDTLNHLYEWEIIVVNDGSVDRTGVIADTLSDTYSNLIVLHHVVNRNLGTALRTGFANSTGDYVVVLDIDLSYSPDHIGNLLSEIIVTQSDMVLASPYMKGGKNTAVPRLRLLLSKTVNKMMQTASRLDICTFTGMVRAYKGEFIRSLNTKSSTFDINSEILLKAYILRARIIEIPAHLDWSEQQQLAETRTSSLKIVKGIFNGLANSFMFRPYMFFWVLGFLISLPSLYLIAWIFIDAYRIYPTIVDLAPDFGHRFALAVSEVYKQRPYSFIIGGTTIIVTIQLLSLGFISLQKKRYFDELFHINSSILKSTIKNQRPNHE, from the coding sequence ATGTCATCAGAAATTAAAAATAACCAAAAGAAGCCTCTTGTTTCAGTAATACTTCCGGCCTACAATGAAGAGGCTATTATAGAAAAAAACATCGTCAGATTATACGACTATCTAGACACTTTGAATCACTTGTACGAATGGGAAATAATCGTAGTCAACGATGGTAGTGTTGACCGTACCGGGGTCATTGCAGACACCTTGTCCGATACTTATTCAAATTTAATAGTACTCCATCATGTGGTCAACCGCAATTTGGGTACCGCCCTAAGAACCGGATTTGCAAATAGCACAGGGGATTACGTTGTAGTTCTGGACATTGACTTAAGCTATTCTCCCGACCATATTGGCAACTTATTATCCGAAATTATAGTCACCCAAAGTGATATGGTACTAGCCTCGCCTTATATGAAAGGAGGCAAAAACACGGCCGTACCACGTTTACGCTTATTGTTGAGCAAAACGGTAAATAAAATGATGCAAACCGCCTCGAGACTTGACATCTGCACTTTTACAGGTATGGTACGGGCCTATAAGGGAGAATTCATTCGTTCGCTCAACACGAAATCGAGTACCTTCGATATCAATTCCGAAATTTTGTTAAAGGCTTATATCTTAAGGGCAAGAATCATTGAAATACCAGCTCATCTGGATTGGTCCGAACAACAACAATTGGCTGAAACCAGAACCTCTAGCCTAAAAATTGTTAAAGGAATCTTCAATGGGCTTGCAAATAGTTTTATGTTTCGCCCCTATATGTTCTTTTGGGTTCTTGGTTTTCTGATTTCTTTGCCCTCACTCTATCTGATTGCTTGGATTTTTATAGATGCTTATAGAATATACCCTACCATAGTGGATTTGGCGCCGGATTTCGGCCATAGATTTGCCCTTGCCGTATCTGAGGTATACAAGCAAAGACCCTACTCGTTTATTATAGGTGGCACCACAATAATAGTTACAATTCAACTATTAAGCCTTGGTTTTATATCATTACAAAAGAAACGTTATTTTGACGAGCTATTTCATATCAATTCCAGCATTTTAAAATCGACTATAAAGAATCAAAGGCCCAATCATGAATAA
- a CDS encoding polysaccharide deacetylase family protein, whose translation MSKPYLSLSLDMDNQWSYMKIHGEKGWEDYPSYLDIFVPHVLQVLDELDLKITFFIVGQDAAFEKNHKYLKQIADAGHDIANHSFKHETWLHLYSKDEMRAEIDTAHDIIQKVTGKAPSGFRGPGFSWSGTLLEVLAEKGYAYDASTLPTVIGPLARLYYFSTSNLSKEEKEDRKEIFGKFSDGFRRLKPYYWKSKSDQKILELPVTTMPLFRIPFHLSYLIYISNISTSLMMLYLNIAIFLCKITKTEPSFLLHPLDLIGGDQISSLAFFPGMNVSSERKVFIFKKVMKKLGKHFNLTDMNGHVESIKKNNTLKTVSIPT comes from the coding sequence ATGAGCAAACCCTATTTGAGTCTTTCACTGGACATGGACAACCAGTGGTCTTATATGAAAATACATGGGGAAAAAGGATGGGAAGACTACCCCTCTTACCTCGACATCTTTGTTCCCCATGTGTTGCAGGTATTGGACGAATTAGATTTGAAAATCACCTTCTTTATCGTTGGGCAAGATGCCGCTTTTGAAAAGAACCACAAATACCTCAAACAAATTGCAGATGCCGGCCACGACATAGCCAATCATTCATTTAAACATGAAACTTGGCTCCATCTTTATAGCAAGGACGAGATGCGCGCAGAGATCGACACGGCCCATGATATTATTCAAAAGGTAACAGGTAAAGCCCCTAGCGGATTTCGAGGGCCTGGCTTTAGCTGGAGCGGCACCTTATTGGAGGTATTGGCCGAAAAGGGCTATGCTTACGATGCCTCTACCCTACCCACTGTTATCGGCCCCTTGGCCAGACTGTACTATTTTAGCACCAGTAATCTTTCAAAAGAGGAAAAGGAAGACCGAAAGGAAATCTTCGGAAAATTCTCCGATGGCTTCCGAAGGCTTAAACCCTACTACTGGAAATCTAAAAGTGATCAAAAAATACTGGAACTTCCCGTGACTACCATGCCCTTGTTCAGAATTCCGTTTCACCTCAGCTATCTCATTTATATAAGTAATATTTCGACTTCTTTGATGATGTTATACCTGAACATCGCCATTTTTTTATGTAAGATTACCAAGACCGAGCCTAGCTTTTTGTTACATCCGCTCGATTTGATCGGAGGGGACCAGATTAGCAGTTTGGCCTTTTTTCCCGGAATGAACGTATCAAGTGAAAGAAAGGTGTTCATCTTTAAGAAAGTGATGAAAAAACTAGGCAAGCATTTCAACTTGACAGATATGAATGGGCATGTTGAAAGTATAAAGAAAAACAATACCCTAAAAACAGTTTCCATACCCACCTAA